One segment of Anaerolineae bacterium DNA contains the following:
- the surE gene encoding 5'/3'-nucleotidase SurE, which yields MPHVLVTNDDGVHAPGLLALAQALRTLPEVEVSVLAPDRNWSASGHVKTLHRPLRVREVELDDGTRALTSDGAPSDCVALAMLGLLEKPVDLVASGINAHANLGHDVTYSGTVTAAMEAVISGVPGIAVSLDNPYESGHRADYRPAAEIARRAVAWALEHGLPQGVLLNVNVPLGSLEDIRGVKITRMGLRVYRDRLIKRLDPAGRPYYWIGGEAPTGIPEDGTDIGALAQGYVSITPLQLDLTAYAAMKPLQNLEGLL from the coding sequence ATGCCCCATGTGTTGGTGACCAACGACGATGGCGTGCACGCGCCGGGGCTGCTGGCCCTGGCGCAGGCCCTGCGCACCTTGCCCGAGGTCGAGGTCTCGGTGCTGGCCCCGGACCGCAACTGGTCCGCTTCGGGCCATGTGAAAACCCTGCACCGCCCCCTACGCGTGCGGGAGGTCGAACTGGACGACGGCACCCGGGCGCTGACCAGCGACGGGGCCCCTTCGGATTGTGTGGCTTTGGCCATGCTCGGCCTGTTGGAGAAACCCGTGGACCTGGTGGCCTCCGGCATCAACGCCCACGCCAACCTGGGCCACGATGTCACCTACTCGGGCACGGTGACCGCGGCCATGGAAGCCGTGATCTCTGGCGTGCCGGGCATCGCCGTCTCCTTAGACAACCCTTACGAATCGGGCCACCGCGCCGATTACCGTCCGGCCGCGGAAATCGCCCGCCGGGCGGTGGCCTGGGCCCTGGAGCACGGGTTGCCTCAAGGGGTTCTACTCAATGTCAATGTGCCCCTGGGCAGCCTGGAGGACATCCGGGGCGTGAAAATCACCCGCATGGGGCTGCGGGTCTATCGGGATCGGCTGATTAAACGGCTGGATCCGGCAGGCCGCCCCTACTACTGGATCGGCGGCGAAGCCCCCACCGGGATCCCTGAAGACGGCACGGACATCGGCGCCTTGGCCCAGGGTTATGTCTCCATCACCCCCTTGCAACTGGACCTCACGGCCTACGCCGCGATGAAACCCTTGCAGAACCTCGAAGGGCTACTCTGA
- a CDS encoding SDR family oxidoreductase: protein MSESVAFVLGAGQGHGRAIALTLARLGYRIAAFDFSPMHLEQTIEAIRAGGGQARAYMGDIIKKIAFQGVVNQITDDWGRIDVAVTALEANPTATVMALDEWDWHRALDINLTVPFLVTQVCGRIMQAQGGGVIVHLGLGEPVNAPPGVPYLAGKTGLLGLVPIAAEQWRNTRVRLHAVLTAPPGEGWPRLRPFTELPGPPQRVAEAVAALTTPEAAGLTGGLWAPMR, encoded by the coding sequence GTGAGCGAATCCGTGGCTTTCGTGTTAGGCGCCGGGCAGGGGCATGGCCGCGCCATCGCCCTGACCCTGGCCCGCTTAGGTTATCGCATCGCTGCTTTCGACTTCAGCCCCATGCACCTCGAGCAGACCATCGAGGCCATCCGCGCCGGGGGCGGTCAGGCCCGGGCGTACATGGGCGACATCATCAAGAAGATCGCCTTTCAGGGCGTGGTCAACCAGATCACCGACGACTGGGGCCGCATTGATGTGGCCGTGACCGCCTTAGAAGCCAACCCCACCGCCACCGTCATGGCCCTGGACGAGTGGGACTGGCACCGCGCTCTGGATATCAACCTCACCGTGCCCTTCCTGGTCACCCAGGTGTGCGGTCGCATCATGCAGGCGCAGGGCGGCGGCGTCATCGTGCACCTAGGCCTGGGCGAGCCGGTCAACGCCCCGCCGGGGGTGCCCTATCTCGCCGGTAAGACCGGCCTGCTGGGGCTGGTCCCCATCGCAGCCGAGCAGTGGAGGAATACGCGGGTGCGGCTCCACGCCGTGCTCACCGCCCCGCCGGGGGAAGGCTGGCCGCGGTTGCGCCCCTTCACCGAACTGCCGGGCCCCCCCCAGCGTGTGGCGGAGGCCGTGGCCGCCCTGACTACCCCCGAGGCCGCCGGCCTCACCGGGGGCCTGTGGGCGCCGATGAGGTGA
- a CDS encoding M23 family metallopeptidase yields the protein MKKVSFGGAIGLLLLAGGLLYLRYGSSARRSARLVAFLRAPQEHSDWVVPARIRCGDAPFLMPTAGYIGYLWGDRFQLLHTHQGVDIFGGTAPGETPVYAAYDGLLTRLPAWKSAVIIRHEDPLHPDRIIWTYYAHMADPQGRSLIAPDFPPGTEDRPVQAGTLLGYQGNYSGNPRRPVGVHLHFSIVLGDGQGRFRNELDIANTLDPSPYLGLSLNAREVPPDRVPLCPPEDIHPFEE from the coding sequence GTGAAAAAAGTTTCCTTTGGCGGGGCCATTGGGCTGTTGCTCCTGGCCGGGGGGCTGCTTTACCTGCGTTATGGCTCATCCGCGCGCCGTTCAGCCCGACTGGTGGCTTTCCTGCGCGCACCCCAGGAGCACTCCGATTGGGTCGTCCCGGCCCGCATCCGCTGCGGCGACGCCCCTTTCCTCATGCCCACGGCGGGCTACATCGGCTACCTCTGGGGCGACCGCTTCCAACTGCTCCACACCCACCAGGGCGTGGACATCTTCGGCGGCACCGCGCCGGGCGAAACCCCAGTGTACGCCGCCTATGACGGCCTGCTCACCCGCCTGCCTGCCTGGAAATCGGCGGTCATCATCCGCCACGAGGACCCCTTGCATCCGGACCGCATCATCTGGACCTACTACGCCCACATGGCCGACCCCCAGGGGCGTTCGCTCATCGCCCCGGACTTCCCGCCGGGGACGGAAGACCGGCCCGTACAGGCGGGCACCCTGCTGGGTTACCAGGGCAACTATTCGGGCAACCCCCGGCGGCCCGTGGGCGTGCACCTGCACTTCTCCATCGTGCTCGGCGACGGGCAAGGGCGCTTTCGCAACGAACTGGACATCGCCAACACCCTCGACCCCTCCCCTTACCTGGGCCTGTCGCTGAACGCCAGAGAAGTACCGCCGGATAGAGTGCCCCTGTGCCCGCCGGAGGACATCCACCCTTTTGAGGAGTGA
- a CDS encoding YbaK/EbsC family protein gives MTEASPQETLTPAHVLAYLKARGLAGEVVRFSQPTPTVEEAARVAGVAPEQIVKTLLFFVRYDDGTEQPWLVLAIGPQRVDRRILARFFGVGRKRVRLARADEVPAWTGYAVGAVPPLAHRQPLPALMDERILAFSEVWAGGGAEDTLLRMTPQAIRKALGAQTIRLVEEDPS, from the coding sequence ATGACCGAAGCCTCCCCACAGGAAACCCTCACCCCGGCCCATGTGCTAGCCTATCTCAAAGCCCGCGGCCTGGCGGGCGAGGTGGTGCGCTTTTCTCAGCCCACCCCTACGGTGGAAGAGGCGGCGCGGGTGGCCGGGGTGGCGCCGGAGCAAATCGTCAAAACCCTGCTCTTCTTCGTGCGCTATGACGACGGCACCGAGCAGCCCTGGCTGGTGCTGGCCATCGGCCCCCAACGGGTGGATCGCCGCATCTTGGCCCGCTTCTTCGGCGTGGGCCGCAAGCGGGTCCGCCTGGCGCGGGCCGACGAGGTGCCGGCCTGGACGGGCTATGCCGTGGGGGCCGTGCCACCGCTGGCCCATCGGCAACCCCTGCCTGCGCTGATGGACGAGCGCATCCTGGCCTTTTCAGAAGTCTGGGCCGGCGGCGGGGCCGAAGACACGTTGCTGCGCATGACGCCTCAGGCCATCCGCAAGGCCCTGGGCGCGCAGACCATTCGCCTGGTCGAGGAAGACCCGTCGTGA